The following proteins are co-located in the Macadamia integrifolia cultivar HAES 741 chromosome 3, SCU_Mint_v3, whole genome shotgun sequence genome:
- the LOC122073176 gene encoding proline-rich receptor-like protein kinase PERK4 isoform X2: protein MFGSEGFEQLQDEGNIPAVSDVHLSRKFRIRKMGSSDSPVTAPTSGSSNSSSSSSPPSPDAPPPSSSSSSPPPKSSPSPKSSPPPKSSPPPSPSQSPPPTTSPPPQSSNNSPPPPPPSSNGNNSPPPPPPPPSSNGNDSPPPPPPPPPPPPPPPPHKSSPSSSSSSSSKSSSSPSSSSSVPIPLIVGITVGVAALLIIVAMVIVCCRKKKQRRPHNQMQYYSDHSQGDKGNHYYNNTGQSPNWHNSPQSMEQGIKMQAPPVSSGPPGGGWLAPPPPPPMMSGEMSTNFSGPHHPPLPPPSPNLALGFNKSTFSYDELAAATNGFSQDNLLGQGGFGYVHKGVLSNGTVVAVKSLKSGSGQGEREFQAEVDIISRVHHRHLVSLEGYCIAGGQRMLVYEFVPNKTLEFHLHGPGRPTMDWATRLRIAMGSAKGLAYLHEDCHPRIIHRDIKAANILLDDNYEAMVADFGLAKLSSDNFTHVSTRVMGTFGYLAPEYASSGKLTEKSDVFSFGIMLLELITGRPPVDTTNSYMEDSLVDWARPLLTRALSEGNYEELVDPRLENNYEPHEMTQMVACAAASIRHSARRRPKMSQIVRALEGDVSLEDLNEGIRTAQSPAFSSNSGSDYDAGLFNGDSKRSRKVAAASRDLGSSEFGHNPSSSSGDSREMSIKRP from the exons ATGTTTGGATCGGAGG GGTTCGAGCAGTTACAGGACGAGGGGAATATTCCGGCAGTCTCTGACGTTCATCTTAGCCGGAAGTTCCGCATTCGCAAAATGGGTTCGTCCGACTCCCCTGTGACTGCTCCGACATCGGGCTCATCAAATTCTTCGTCTTCATCAAGTCCTCCCTCGCCAGACGCACCGCCTccgtcgtcatcgtcatcgtccccGCCACCTAAATCGTCTCCCTCTCCAAAATCGTCACCTCCCCCAAAATCGTCACCTCCCCCGTCGCCGTCGCAGTCGCCGCCACCTACGACTTCACCACCACCCCAATCCTCAAATAATTCACCACCCCCACCTCCTCCATCTTCCAATGGCAACAATTCGCCTCCTCCGCCTCCACCTCCTCCATCTTCCAATGGCAACGATTCCCCTCCTCcgccaccacctcctccaccaccaccaccaccaccaccaccacataagtcgtctccttcatcatcatcatcatcatcatcgaaGAGCTCGTCTTCGCCGTCATCCTCTTCCAGTGTTCCTATCCCCCTTATCGTAGGAATCACAGTGGGAGTAGCAGCATTACTCATTATTGTGGCTATGGTCATAGTGTGCTgcaggaagaagaagcagagaagacCACATAACCAGATGCAATACTATTCTGACCATAGTCAGGGAGACAAAG GCAATCATTATTATAACAATACTGGACAAAGTCCAAACTGGCACAATAGTCCACAATCAATGGAACAGGGGATTAAGATGCAAGCACCTCCAGTATCAAGCGGGCCACCAGGTGGAGGATGGCTtgcaccacctccacctccacccaTGATGAGCGGTGAAATGAGCACCAATTTCTCAGGACCACACCATCCtccactaccaccaccatcTCCAAACCTTGCCCTTGGATTCAATAAGAGCACATTTAGCTACGATGAACTAGCAGCAGCAACAAATGGGTTCTCTCAAGACAACTTGTTAGGTCAAGGTGGATTTGGGTATGTACACAAGGGAGTGCTATCTAATGGCACGGTCGTTGCGGTGAAGAGCCTCAAGTCAGGCAGTGGTCAAGGAGAGCGTGAGTTCCAGGCAGAGGTCGATATCATCAGTCGTGTCCATCACCGTCACCTTGTGTCACTTGAAGGCTATTGTATAGCTGGTGGGCAGCGGATGTTGGTGTATGAGTTTGTTCCCAACAAGACACTAGAGTTCCACCTTCATG GACCTGGTCGCCCAACCATGGATTGGGCAACAAGGCTTCGGATTGCTATGGGATCAGCCAAAGGACTTGCATATCTTCATGAAGATT GCCATCCTCGTATTATCCATCGTGATATTAAAGCGGCAAATATTCTACTGGATGATAATTATGAAGCTATG GTGGCAGATTTTGGACTGGCTAAGCTATCCTCTGACAATTTCACTCATGTCTCCACACGTGTGATGGGAACTTTTGG ATATTTGGCACCTGAGTATGCGTCGAGTGGAAAGCTAACTGAGAAATCTGATGTCTTCTCATTCGGTATCATGTTGCTGGAATTGATTACTGGAAGACCACCTGTGGACACTACTAATTCATACATGGAAGATAGTCTAGTAGACTGG GCTAGGCCTCTTTTGACACGGGCACTCTCAGAAGGGAACTATGAAGAGCTGGTGGATCCACGCTTGGAGAACAATTATGAGCCACATGAGATGACTCAGATGGTAGCCTGTGCAGCTGCAAGCATTCGCCACTCTGCAAGGAGGCGTCCAAAGATGAGCCAG ATTGTGCGTGCGTTGGAAGGTGATGTCTCACTAGAGGATTTGAACGAAGGCATAAGAACTGCACAAAGCCCTGCCTTTAGCTCAAATAGTGGCTCAGACTATGATGCAGGTTTATTTAATGGAGACTCAAAGAGGTCTAGGAAGGTGGCGGCGGCAAGCCGAGATCTGGGGAGCAGTGAGTTTGGGCACAATCCCTCATCTTCAAGCGGCGATTCTCGAGAAATGAGCATCAAACGCCCATGA
- the LOC122073176 gene encoding proline-rich receptor-like protein kinase PERK4 isoform X3 — translation MGSSDSPVTAPTSGSSNSSSSSSPPSPDAPPPSSSSSSPPPKSSPSPKSSPPPKSSPPPSPSQSPPPTTSPPPQSSNNSPPPPPPSSNGNNSPPPPPPPPSSNGNDSPPPPPPPPPPPPPPPPHKSSPSSSSSSSSKSSSSPSSSSSVPIPLIVGITVGVAALLIIVAMVIVCCRKKKQRRPHNQMQYYSDHSQGDKGNHYYNNTGQSPNWHNSPQSMEQGIKMQAPPVSSGPPGGGWLAPPPPPPMMSGEMSTNFSGPHHPPLPPPSPNLALGFNKSTFSYDELAAATNGFSQDNLLGQGGFGYVHKGVLSNGTVVAVKSLKSGSGQGEREFQAEVDIISRVHHRHLVSLEGYCIAGGQRMLVYEFVPNKTLEFHLHGPGRPTMDWATRLRIAMGSAKGLAYLHEDCHPRIIHRDIKAANILLDDNYEAMVADFGLAKLSSDNFTHVSTRVMGTFGYLAPEYASSGKLTEKSDVFSFGIMLLELITGRPPVDTTNSYMEDSLVDWARPLLTRALSEGNYEELVDPRLENNYEPHEMTQMVACAAASIRHSARRRPKMSQIVRALEGDVSLEDLNEGIRTAQSPAFSSNSGSDYDAGLFNGDSKRSRKVAAASRDLGSSEFGHNPSSSSGDSREMSIKRP, via the exons ATGGGTTCGTCCGACTCCCCTGTGACTGCTCCGACATCGGGCTCATCAAATTCTTCGTCTTCATCAAGTCCTCCCTCGCCAGACGCACCGCCTccgtcgtcatcgtcatcgtccccGCCACCTAAATCGTCTCCCTCTCCAAAATCGTCACCTCCCCCAAAATCGTCACCTCCCCCGTCGCCGTCGCAGTCGCCGCCACCTACGACTTCACCACCACCCCAATCCTCAAATAATTCACCACCCCCACCTCCTCCATCTTCCAATGGCAACAATTCGCCTCCTCCGCCTCCACCTCCTCCATCTTCCAATGGCAACGATTCCCCTCCTCcgccaccacctcctccaccaccaccaccaccaccaccaccacataagtcgtctccttcatcatcatcatcatcatcatcgaaGAGCTCGTCTTCGCCGTCATCCTCTTCCAGTGTTCCTATCCCCCTTATCGTAGGAATCACAGTGGGAGTAGCAGCATTACTCATTATTGTGGCTATGGTCATAGTGTGCTgcaggaagaagaagcagagaagacCACATAACCAGATGCAATACTATTCTGACCATAGTCAGGGAGACAAAG GCAATCATTATTATAACAATACTGGACAAAGTCCAAACTGGCACAATAGTCCACAATCAATGGAACAGGGGATTAAGATGCAAGCACCTCCAGTATCAAGCGGGCCACCAGGTGGAGGATGGCTtgcaccacctccacctccacccaTGATGAGCGGTGAAATGAGCACCAATTTCTCAGGACCACACCATCCtccactaccaccaccatcTCCAAACCTTGCCCTTGGATTCAATAAGAGCACATTTAGCTACGATGAACTAGCAGCAGCAACAAATGGGTTCTCTCAAGACAACTTGTTAGGTCAAGGTGGATTTGGGTATGTACACAAGGGAGTGCTATCTAATGGCACGGTCGTTGCGGTGAAGAGCCTCAAGTCAGGCAGTGGTCAAGGAGAGCGTGAGTTCCAGGCAGAGGTCGATATCATCAGTCGTGTCCATCACCGTCACCTTGTGTCACTTGAAGGCTATTGTATAGCTGGTGGGCAGCGGATGTTGGTGTATGAGTTTGTTCCCAACAAGACACTAGAGTTCCACCTTCATG GACCTGGTCGCCCAACCATGGATTGGGCAACAAGGCTTCGGATTGCTATGGGATCAGCCAAAGGACTTGCATATCTTCATGAAGATT GCCATCCTCGTATTATCCATCGTGATATTAAAGCGGCAAATATTCTACTGGATGATAATTATGAAGCTATG GTGGCAGATTTTGGACTGGCTAAGCTATCCTCTGACAATTTCACTCATGTCTCCACACGTGTGATGGGAACTTTTGG ATATTTGGCACCTGAGTATGCGTCGAGTGGAAAGCTAACTGAGAAATCTGATGTCTTCTCATTCGGTATCATGTTGCTGGAATTGATTACTGGAAGACCACCTGTGGACACTACTAATTCATACATGGAAGATAGTCTAGTAGACTGG GCTAGGCCTCTTTTGACACGGGCACTCTCAGAAGGGAACTATGAAGAGCTGGTGGATCCACGCTTGGAGAACAATTATGAGCCACATGAGATGACTCAGATGGTAGCCTGTGCAGCTGCAAGCATTCGCCACTCTGCAAGGAGGCGTCCAAAGATGAGCCAG ATTGTGCGTGCGTTGGAAGGTGATGTCTCACTAGAGGATTTGAACGAAGGCATAAGAACTGCACAAAGCCCTGCCTTTAGCTCAAATAGTGGCTCAGACTATGATGCAGGTTTATTTAATGGAGACTCAAAGAGGTCTAGGAAGGTGGCGGCGGCAAGCCGAGATCTGGGGAGCAGTGAGTTTGGGCACAATCCCTCATCTTCAAGCGGCGATTCTCGAGAAATGAGCATCAAACGCCCATGA
- the LOC122073176 gene encoding proline-rich receptor-like protein kinase PERK4 isoform X1 produces the protein MQPSQCRLFCLSCSPSWFEQLQDEGNIPAVSDVHLSRKFRIRKMGSSDSPVTAPTSGSSNSSSSSSPPSPDAPPPSSSSSSPPPKSSPSPKSSPPPKSSPPPSPSQSPPPTTSPPPQSSNNSPPPPPPSSNGNNSPPPPPPPPSSNGNDSPPPPPPPPPPPPPPPPHKSSPSSSSSSSSKSSSSPSSSSSVPIPLIVGITVGVAALLIIVAMVIVCCRKKKQRRPHNQMQYYSDHSQGDKGNHYYNNTGQSPNWHNSPQSMEQGIKMQAPPVSSGPPGGGWLAPPPPPPMMSGEMSTNFSGPHHPPLPPPSPNLALGFNKSTFSYDELAAATNGFSQDNLLGQGGFGYVHKGVLSNGTVVAVKSLKSGSGQGEREFQAEVDIISRVHHRHLVSLEGYCIAGGQRMLVYEFVPNKTLEFHLHGPGRPTMDWATRLRIAMGSAKGLAYLHEDCHPRIIHRDIKAANILLDDNYEAMVADFGLAKLSSDNFTHVSTRVMGTFGYLAPEYASSGKLTEKSDVFSFGIMLLELITGRPPVDTTNSYMEDSLVDWARPLLTRALSEGNYEELVDPRLENNYEPHEMTQMVACAAASIRHSARRRPKMSQIVRALEGDVSLEDLNEGIRTAQSPAFSSNSGSDYDAGLFNGDSKRSRKVAAASRDLGSSEFGHNPSSSSGDSREMSIKRP, from the exons ATGCAACCATCACAATGCAGACTCTTTTGCCTCTCCTGCTCTCCTTCCT GGTTCGAGCAGTTACAGGACGAGGGGAATATTCCGGCAGTCTCTGACGTTCATCTTAGCCGGAAGTTCCGCATTCGCAAAATGGGTTCGTCCGACTCCCCTGTGACTGCTCCGACATCGGGCTCATCAAATTCTTCGTCTTCATCAAGTCCTCCCTCGCCAGACGCACCGCCTccgtcgtcatcgtcatcgtccccGCCACCTAAATCGTCTCCCTCTCCAAAATCGTCACCTCCCCCAAAATCGTCACCTCCCCCGTCGCCGTCGCAGTCGCCGCCACCTACGACTTCACCACCACCCCAATCCTCAAATAATTCACCACCCCCACCTCCTCCATCTTCCAATGGCAACAATTCGCCTCCTCCGCCTCCACCTCCTCCATCTTCCAATGGCAACGATTCCCCTCCTCcgccaccacctcctccaccaccaccaccaccaccaccaccacataagtcgtctccttcatcatcatcatcatcatcatcgaaGAGCTCGTCTTCGCCGTCATCCTCTTCCAGTGTTCCTATCCCCCTTATCGTAGGAATCACAGTGGGAGTAGCAGCATTACTCATTATTGTGGCTATGGTCATAGTGTGCTgcaggaagaagaagcagagaagacCACATAACCAGATGCAATACTATTCTGACCATAGTCAGGGAGACAAAG GCAATCATTATTATAACAATACTGGACAAAGTCCAAACTGGCACAATAGTCCACAATCAATGGAACAGGGGATTAAGATGCAAGCACCTCCAGTATCAAGCGGGCCACCAGGTGGAGGATGGCTtgcaccacctccacctccacccaTGATGAGCGGTGAAATGAGCACCAATTTCTCAGGACCACACCATCCtccactaccaccaccatcTCCAAACCTTGCCCTTGGATTCAATAAGAGCACATTTAGCTACGATGAACTAGCAGCAGCAACAAATGGGTTCTCTCAAGACAACTTGTTAGGTCAAGGTGGATTTGGGTATGTACACAAGGGAGTGCTATCTAATGGCACGGTCGTTGCGGTGAAGAGCCTCAAGTCAGGCAGTGGTCAAGGAGAGCGTGAGTTCCAGGCAGAGGTCGATATCATCAGTCGTGTCCATCACCGTCACCTTGTGTCACTTGAAGGCTATTGTATAGCTGGTGGGCAGCGGATGTTGGTGTATGAGTTTGTTCCCAACAAGACACTAGAGTTCCACCTTCATG GACCTGGTCGCCCAACCATGGATTGGGCAACAAGGCTTCGGATTGCTATGGGATCAGCCAAAGGACTTGCATATCTTCATGAAGATT GCCATCCTCGTATTATCCATCGTGATATTAAAGCGGCAAATATTCTACTGGATGATAATTATGAAGCTATG GTGGCAGATTTTGGACTGGCTAAGCTATCCTCTGACAATTTCACTCATGTCTCCACACGTGTGATGGGAACTTTTGG ATATTTGGCACCTGAGTATGCGTCGAGTGGAAAGCTAACTGAGAAATCTGATGTCTTCTCATTCGGTATCATGTTGCTGGAATTGATTACTGGAAGACCACCTGTGGACACTACTAATTCATACATGGAAGATAGTCTAGTAGACTGG GCTAGGCCTCTTTTGACACGGGCACTCTCAGAAGGGAACTATGAAGAGCTGGTGGATCCACGCTTGGAGAACAATTATGAGCCACATGAGATGACTCAGATGGTAGCCTGTGCAGCTGCAAGCATTCGCCACTCTGCAAGGAGGCGTCCAAAGATGAGCCAG ATTGTGCGTGCGTTGGAAGGTGATGTCTCACTAGAGGATTTGAACGAAGGCATAAGAACTGCACAAAGCCCTGCCTTTAGCTCAAATAGTGGCTCAGACTATGATGCAGGTTTATTTAATGGAGACTCAAAGAGGTCTAGGAAGGTGGCGGCGGCAAGCCGAGATCTGGGGAGCAGTGAGTTTGGGCACAATCCCTCATCTTCAAGCGGCGATTCTCGAGAAATGAGCATCAAACGCCCATGA